One window from the genome of Thermaerobacter marianensis DSM 12885 encodes:
- the ald gene encoding alanine dehydrogenase, giving the protein MPVVIGVPREIKSNENRVALTPAGVHALTQAGHTVVVEKGAGQGSGFTDDDYAAAGARLAPSPDAVWEHADLILKVKEPLPEEYRFFRPGLTLFTYLHLAADEPLTRALLDRGVTAIAYETVQRADGSLPLLTPMSEVAGRMAPQVGAHFLERVHGGRGVLLGGVPGVPPADVVIIGGGTVGRNAARIALGLGARVTVLDVRAEVLRWFDDVYGGRITTLMSNEYNIAQAVRRADLLIGAVLIPGARAPRLVTDAMVRSMKPGSVIIDVAVDQGGSIATIDRVTTHDAPTYEKYGVVHYAVANMPGAVPRTSTLALTNVTLPYVLDLARHGVEEAVRRDPALARGVNTYRGHLTYRAVAEAHRLPYTPLEEAGLETASGAAGGR; this is encoded by the coding sequence ATGCCCGTCGTCATCGGCGTACCGCGGGAGATCAAGAGCAACGAGAACCGGGTGGCCCTGACGCCGGCAGGGGTCCACGCCCTCACCCAGGCGGGCCACACGGTGGTGGTGGAAAAGGGGGCGGGCCAGGGCAGCGGCTTCACCGACGACGACTACGCCGCCGCCGGCGCCCGGCTGGCCCCGAGCCCCGACGCTGTCTGGGAGCATGCGGATCTCATCCTCAAGGTCAAGGAGCCCCTGCCCGAGGAATACCGGTTCTTCCGCCCGGGGCTCACGCTGTTCACCTACCTGCACCTGGCCGCCGACGAGCCGCTGACCCGGGCCCTGCTGGACCGCGGGGTCACCGCCATCGCCTACGAGACCGTGCAACGGGCCGACGGCTCGCTGCCGCTCCTGACCCCCATGAGCGAGGTGGCCGGCCGCATGGCGCCCCAGGTGGGCGCCCACTTCCTGGAGCGGGTCCACGGCGGCCGCGGGGTGCTGCTGGGAGGCGTACCCGGCGTGCCGCCCGCCGACGTGGTGATCATCGGCGGCGGCACCGTGGGCCGCAACGCCGCCCGCATCGCCCTGGGCCTCGGCGCCCGGGTGACGGTGCTGGACGTCCGGGCCGAGGTCCTGCGCTGGTTCGACGACGTCTACGGCGGGCGCATCACCACCCTGATGTCCAACGAGTACAACATCGCCCAGGCGGTACGGCGGGCGGACCTGCTGATCGGCGCCGTGCTCATCCCCGGTGCCCGGGCGCCGCGCCTGGTGACGGACGCGATGGTCCGGTCCATGAAGCCGGGCTCGGTGATCATCGACGTGGCCGTGGACCAGGGCGGCTCCATCGCCACCATCGACCGGGTGACCACCCACGACGCGCCGACCTACGAGAAGTACGGCGTGGTCCACTACGCCGTGGCCAACATGCCCGGCGCGGTGCCCCGGACGTCGACCCTGGCCCTGACCAACGTGACCCTGCCGTACGTGCTGGACCTGGCGCGGCACGGCGTGGAAGAGGCCGTGCGCCGCGACCCGGCCCTGGCCCGCGGCGTCAACACCTATCGCGGCCACCTGACCTACCGGGCGGTGGCGGAGGCGCACCGCCTGCCGTACACGCCGCTGGAGGAAGCGGGCCTCGAGACCGCCTCGGGCGCGGCCGGCGGGCGGTGA
- a CDS encoding stage II sporulation protein M has product MLEYLPRAFATILRQHQAPLLLATLILTAGIVTGALRVAQLDPGQQVQVGQYLDYLVATAAGAGEGAGPRPEGVGAGDPAAPGEGTGGSGRASGGAGAAEPGPGAGGDGTPGVARPAWGSATGGNLRQVAVAWAAGCLVLGLPVTLGVLFLHGYSLGFAVGAMAAHWHWRGLVVALAAVFPTNLLQVPALVLVAAAATRLAGQVAVSRVRRGLPSLASPWSPYLALGAVAALLALGAGWLEAAVAPALLQLVHRFVL; this is encoded by the coding sequence ATGCTGGAGTACCTGCCCCGGGCCTTCGCCACCATCCTGCGCCAGCACCAGGCGCCCCTGCTGCTGGCGACGTTGATCCTGACCGCCGGTATCGTGACCGGCGCCCTCCGCGTCGCCCAGCTGGATCCCGGCCAGCAGGTCCAGGTGGGGCAGTATCTGGACTACCTGGTGGCCACCGCGGCCGGCGCCGGCGAAGGCGCCGGCCCCCGGCCGGAGGGGGTGGGCGCCGGGGATCCCGCCGCCCCCGGGGAAGGGACCGGGGGATCCGGCCGCGCATCCGGCGGGGCGGGGGCGGCGGAGCCCGGGCCGGGCGCGGGGGGTGACGGAACCCCCGGCGTCGCCCGACCGGCATGGGGATCCGCCACGGGCGGCAACCTGCGCCAGGTGGCCGTCGCCTGGGCGGCGGGGTGCCTGGTGCTGGGACTGCCGGTGACCCTGGGGGTGCTGTTCCTGCACGGTTACAGCCTGGGCTTCGCCGTGGGCGCCATGGCGGCCCACTGGCACTGGCGGGGCCTCGTCGTCGCCCTGGCCGCCGTCTTCCCGACCAACCTGCTGCAGGTCCCTGCCCTGGTCCTGGTGGCGGCGGCCGCCACCCGCCTGGCCGGTCAGGTGGCGGTGAGCCGGGTGCGCCGGGGACTGCCCTCCCTGGCTTCCCCCTGGTCGCCGTACCTGGCGCTGGGCGCCGTGGCGGCCCTCCTGGCCCTGGGCGCCGGCTGGCTGGAGGCGGCCGTGGCGCCCGCTCTCCTCCAGCTGGTGCACCGGTTCGTCCTGTAA
- a CDS encoding NUDIX domain-containing protein, with product METPLHTETLWTGRVFQLRRSAVRLDDGREAQRDWIDHPGSVVVAAVTAAREVVLVRQYRLPAGQELWELPAGRREPGEDPLAGAQRELEEETGLRARTWRLLARCFASPGYTSEHKWIFLAQDLEPGQRHPDPDEAIEVRAVPLAEALAMAERGEILDAKTLLGLLVLERGGLLNHMDGPAPA from the coding sequence TTGGAGACACCGCTGCACACCGAGACCCTGTGGACCGGCCGGGTCTTCCAGCTGCGCCGCAGCGCCGTCCGCCTGGACGACGGCCGGGAGGCCCAGCGGGACTGGATCGATCACCCCGGCAGCGTGGTGGTGGCCGCCGTGACCGCGGCCCGGGAGGTCGTCCTGGTCCGGCAGTATCGCCTGCCCGCAGGCCAGGAACTGTGGGAACTGCCCGCCGGGCGCCGGGAGCCTGGCGAAGACCCCCTGGCCGGGGCCCAGCGGGAACTGGAGGAGGAGACGGGACTGCGGGCCCGCACCTGGCGCCTTCTGGCCCGGTGCTTCGCCTCCCCCGGCTACACCAGCGAGCACAAGTGGATCTTCCTGGCCCAGGACCTGGAGCCCGGCCAGCGCCACCCCGACCCCGACGAGGCCATCGAGGTGCGGGCGGTGCCGCTGGCCGAGGCCCTGGCCATGGCGGAGCGGGGGGAGATTCTGGACGCCAAGACGTTGCTCGGCCTGCTGGTGCTGGAGCGGGGTGGCCTCTTGAACCACATGGACGGCCCCGCACCGGCATAG
- a CDS encoding DUF3866 family protein, with the protein MLHARWGQVERVLSAAPHRQELLVQVDGQWRRAIAFPDLVGVARPGDRVWLNTTAVDLGLGTGGWDFVIAIPGRVPPPGRGEAMKLRYTPAQVRVPAAEEALAPLPAGLAGMPVVAAELHSQVAAVLAGWHWAGGGPAAAYVMTDGGALPAAVSRLLDRLRARGWVGRVITAGQAFGGDDEAAHLASALLIARARGAALAVVAMGPGILGTGETLGHSGLDQAWTLTLAHALGGRPILVPRLSAADRRPRHRGLSHHTAGVLGVLAVPVWLALPRPLPAAAARSLSRLAAGSGVVPVQVATAAAARWWRRQAMEVVSMGRDLVADPPFFHAGLAAGILAAALARR; encoded by the coding sequence GTGCTCCACGCCCGCTGGGGACAGGTGGAGCGGGTGTTGTCCGCCGCGCCCCACCGGCAGGAACTGCTGGTCCAGGTGGACGGCCAGTGGCGGCGGGCCATCGCCTTCCCGGACCTGGTGGGGGTGGCGAGACCGGGTGACCGGGTCTGGCTCAACACCACGGCCGTCGACCTGGGCCTAGGGACGGGCGGGTGGGACTTCGTCATCGCCATCCCCGGCCGCGTGCCGCCCCCGGGCCGGGGCGAAGCCATGAAGCTTCGCTACACCCCCGCCCAGGTGCGCGTGCCGGCGGCGGAAGAAGCCCTGGCGCCCCTCCCGGCAGGACTGGCGGGGATGCCGGTCGTCGCCGCGGAACTCCACAGCCAGGTGGCGGCCGTCCTGGCGGGATGGCACTGGGCCGGGGGCGGCCCCGCCGCGGCGTACGTGATGACCGACGGCGGCGCCCTGCCGGCGGCGGTGAGCCGGTTGCTGGACCGGCTGCGGGCCCGGGGATGGGTCGGGCGCGTCATCACCGCCGGCCAGGCCTTCGGGGGTGACGACGAGGCCGCTCACCTGGCGTCGGCCTTGCTCATCGCCCGCGCCCGGGGGGCCGCCCTGGCCGTGGTGGCCATGGGGCCGGGGATCCTGGGAACGGGCGAGACCCTGGGGCACTCCGGCCTCGACCAGGCCTGGACGCTGACCCTGGCCCACGCCCTGGGCGGCCGTCCCATCCTGGTTCCGCGGCTCAGCGCCGCCGACCGGCGGCCGCGCCACCGGGGTCTGAGCCACCACACCGCTGGCGTGCTGGGGGTGCTGGCGGTGCCGGTCTGGCTCGCCCTGCCGCGCCCCCTGCCGGCTGCGGCCGCCCGGTCCCTGAGCCGGCTGGCGGCGGGGTCCGGCGTCGTGCCGGTGCAGGTGGCCACGGCCGCGGCCGCCCGCTGGTGGCGCCGCCAGGCCATGGAGGTCGTCAGCATGGGCCGGGATTTGGTGGCGGACCCGCCCTTTTTCCATGCCGGCCTGGCGGCCGGCATCCTGGCGGCGGCCCTGGCCCGCCGCTAG
- a CDS encoding Glu/Leu/Phe/Val dehydrogenase dimerization domain-containing protein, whose protein sequence is MVFDKLEAMGHEQVVFCYDRATGLKAIIAIHDTTLGPALGGCRMWPYASEEEAIVDALRLARGMTYKNAAMGLNFGGGKSVIIGDPRRDKSEMLFRAFGQFVDSLGGRYITAEDVGTGTDDMAYVAMETPHVVGLPGRSGDPSPATAYGVFRGMKACLGEVFGDESFQGRVVAIQGMGHVGYHLARLLHEAGARLVVTDVDPERARRAAREFGAQVVSPEAIYDVECDVFAPCALGAILNDQTIPRLRCRIVAGSANNQLAEPRHGEELARRGILYAPDYVINGGGVIHVADEYAPGGYDRDRAFARVATIYDKVKAILTVAREQGITTAEAADRLAEQRIRDIAQLRRLHMPSRSR, encoded by the coding sequence TTGGTGTTCGACAAGCTGGAGGCCATGGGCCACGAGCAGGTGGTCTTCTGCTACGACCGGGCCACGGGGCTCAAGGCGATCATCGCCATCCACGACACCACCCTGGGTCCCGCCCTGGGCGGTTGCCGGATGTGGCCCTACGCATCGGAAGAGGAGGCCATCGTCGACGCCCTGCGCCTGGCCCGCGGCATGACCTACAAGAACGCCGCCATGGGGCTCAACTTCGGCGGCGGCAAGAGCGTGATCATCGGCGACCCGCGGCGCGACAAGTCGGAGATGCTCTTCCGCGCCTTCGGCCAGTTCGTCGACTCCCTGGGCGGCCGCTACATCACCGCCGAAGACGTGGGCACCGGCACCGACGACATGGCCTACGTCGCCATGGAGACGCCCCACGTGGTGGGCCTGCCGGGCCGCAGCGGCGATCCCTCCCCGGCCACGGCCTATGGCGTCTTCCGGGGGATGAAGGCGTGCCTGGGCGAGGTCTTCGGCGACGAATCCTTCCAGGGCCGCGTGGTGGCCATCCAGGGCATGGGCCACGTGGGCTACCACCTGGCCCGGCTGTTGCACGAGGCCGGGGCCCGGCTGGTGGTCACCGACGTCGATCCGGAGCGGGCCCGGCGGGCGGCGCGGGAGTTCGGTGCCCAGGTCGTATCGCCCGAGGCCATCTATGACGTGGAGTGCGACGTCTTCGCCCCCTGCGCCCTGGGGGCGATCCTCAACGACCAGACCATCCCGCGGCTCCGGTGCCGCATCGTCGCCGGCTCCGCCAACAACCAGCTGGCCGAACCCCGCCACGGGGAGGAACTGGCCCGCCGCGGGATCCTCTACGCCCCGGACTACGTGATCAACGGCGGCGGCGTGATCCACGTGGCCGACGAGTATGCACCCGGCGGCTACGACCGCGACCGGGCCTTCGCCCGGGTCGCGACCATCTACGACAAGGTCAAGGCCATCCTGACCGTGGCGCGGGAGCAGGGGATCACCACGGCGGAGGCCGCCGACCGCCTGGCGGAGCAGCGGATCCGGGACATCGCCCAGTTGCGCCGCCTGCACATGCCGTCGCGGAGCCGTTGA
- a CDS encoding Leu/Phe/Val dehydrogenase: MSIFAAMAAGGHRQLVFCYEPAAGLKAIMAIHDTTLGPGLGGCRMWPYASEEEAVFDALRLSQGMTAKSALAGVNYGGAKVVVWGDPGRDKSEVLFRALGRFVHTLGGLVITGTDAGTDPEDFVAARQATPYLVGLPQAYGGSGDSSETTAYGVFVGIQACLEEVYGDGDLKGRRVAVQGCGKVGSKLVRRLAETGAEVTVTDVDPARARAVARQHGARVVEPDAIYDQPCDVFAPCALGGVINDETVPRLRCRVVAGAANNQLAEPRHAAALQERQILYAPDYVINAGGLIQVADELHGFDRDRVMRKTAAIGPMLRAIFRVARERSITTLEAAEWMVRRRLAGAATLRTFYRPGPAGAAGDRAAGA; this comes from the coding sequence CCATCTTCGCGGCCATGGCGGCCGGCGGCCATCGCCAGCTGGTGTTCTGCTACGAGCCGGCAGCGGGGCTCAAGGCCATCATGGCCATCCACGACACCACGCTGGGACCGGGGCTGGGCGGATGCCGCATGTGGCCCTACGCCAGCGAAGAGGAGGCGGTCTTTGACGCCCTGCGCCTCAGCCAGGGCATGACCGCCAAGTCGGCCCTGGCGGGCGTCAACTACGGCGGAGCCAAGGTGGTCGTCTGGGGCGACCCGGGGCGGGACAAGAGCGAGGTGCTCTTCCGCGCCTTGGGCCGGTTCGTCCATACCCTGGGCGGGCTGGTGATCACCGGCACCGACGCCGGGACGGATCCGGAGGACTTCGTCGCCGCCCGCCAGGCGACGCCGTACCTGGTAGGCCTGCCGCAGGCCTACGGCGGCAGCGGCGACAGCTCGGAGACCACCGCCTACGGGGTCTTCGTCGGCATCCAGGCCTGCCTGGAGGAAGTCTACGGGGACGGCGACCTCAAGGGCCGCCGGGTAGCGGTCCAGGGCTGCGGCAAGGTGGGGAGCAAGCTGGTGCGCCGGCTGGCCGAGACGGGGGCCGAGGTGACCGTGACCGACGTGGATCCCGCCCGCGCCCGGGCGGTGGCCCGGCAACACGGCGCTCGGGTGGTGGAGCCGGACGCCATCTACGACCAGCCGTGCGACGTCTTCGCACCCTGCGCCCTGGGTGGGGTGATCAACGACGAGACCGTTCCCCGGTTGCGTTGCCGGGTGGTGGCGGGGGCGGCCAACAACCAGCTGGCGGAGCCGCGCCATGCCGCCGCCCTCCAGGAACGGCAGATCCTCTATGCTCCCGATTACGTGATCAACGCCGGCGGCCTGATCCAGGTGGCCGACGAGCTGCACGGCTTCGACCGGGACCGGGTGATGCGGAAGACCGCGGCCATCGGCCCCATGCTGCGGGCCATTTTTCGCGTGGCCCGGGAGCGCTCCATCACCACCCTGGAGGCGGCGGAGTGGATGGTGCGGCGGCGGCTGGCCGGGGCGGCGACGCTGCGGACCTTCTACCGGCCGGGGCCGGCTGGGGCCGCCGGCGACCGGGCGGCCGGCGCCTGA